In one Oryza glaberrima chromosome 2, OglaRS2, whole genome shotgun sequence genomic region, the following are encoded:
- the LOC127762746 gene encoding protein PAT1 homolog, whose translation MAAQPSSSASTGATKFDASQYAFFGNNAVEEVELGGLEDDDGVDAGFVGPGDEEYPSAYGRDMFEDEGGGSFTGVDDLAGAFSKLTRSINEPTQSGIVSHGGSISRQSSTPDWAQDSYWPTQPIFGAEQGLDNESRWSQPPHLARFADSRLHTTSSSPQQDAQYHPNEHILGAMPSPLHRTSSYPQQEPQYNHTEPIPVPKSSFISYPPSGAVSHSSPGQPHHMNMPSPPTSFQMPVSAQNELHHPQFPRGGMPPGSLGRNMAHLDSAGLSTNNLQQNALNSGPIRPNGAMLTPGLMQHNLQRPNGLVPPQMLSRRPQHGMAPIQHSPPQFSQFHAHMLGPRHPPPQGRQMYNPQHSSQMMSGFDANLAMPDLSDPRARAMLHHGVHGQHYLPQGFELASMRMDNGWPRFRSKYMSTAEIENIARMQQAATQINDPYIDDYYHQACLAKKSAGGQLKHHFCPTLIRDPSSRARSKDEPHAYLQVDALGRLPFSSIRRPRPLLDVEQTSESSDDVTEKSASKTLDQEPMLAARITIEDGLCLLLDVDDIDRLLQFSQQQDGGLQLRNRRQALLEQLAESLQLVDPLTPSNNAPLSPNDDLVFLRIVSLPKGRKLLSRYLELVSSGSELARIACMAVFRHLRFIFGNLPSDSSAVETTTKLATAVSTCVVRLELSGLSACLAAIVCSLLQPPLRPLGHAAGDGASFIIKSVLDRATELLTDQHVASTYSMQNRALWQASFDAFFGLLTEYCMSKFDSVIHALQTQPAVAAVISREMPVELLRASLPHTNEYQRKQLLSFAQRTVPVNNHSSHGSNNGPMTSESIPSSESRKI comes from the exons ATGGCGGCGCAGCCTTcttcgtcggcgtcgacgg GCGCTACCAAGTTTGATGCATCGCAGTATGCTTTCTTTGGGAACAACGCGGTGGAAGAGGTTGAGCTAGGTGGATTGGAGGATGATGATGGTGTCGATGCTGGTTTTGTTGGCCCTGGTGATGAAGAATACCCTTCTGCTTATGGAAGGGATATGTTTGAG GATGAAGGTGGAGGTTCATTTACTGGTGTTGATGATCTTGCTGGAGCATTCTCAAAG TTGACCAGAAGCATCAATGAACCAACACAATCAGGAATAGTTAGTCATGGGGGTTCAATTTCTAGACAAA GTTCTACTCCGGATTGGGCACAAGATTCATATTGGCCTACGCAGCCTATATTTGGAGCTGAACAAGGGCTGGATAATGAAAGCCGGTGGTCTCAACCCCCCCATTTAGCCCGCTTTGCTGATTCTAGACTGCACACAACATCCTCATCGCCGCAGCAAGATGCTCAATACCATCCTAATGAACATATTCTTGGAGCAATGCCATCTCCGTTGCATAGAACTTCATCATACCCACAACAAGAGCCTCAATACAATCACACAGAACCAATTCCGGTACCTAAATCATCATTCATTTCGTACCCTCCATCTGGTGCAGTATCCCATTCTTCACCAGGTCAACCACATCACATGAACAtgccatctcctcccacttcatTCCAAATGCCTGTATCTGCACAAAATGAGTTACACCATCCCCAGTTTCCTCGTGGTGGTATGCCTCCAGGGTCACTTGGTCGGAACATGGCTCATTTGGATTCAGCAGGTTTATCAACTAATAATTTGCAACAGAATGCTCTAAACAGTGGGCCAATTCGTCCAAATGGTGCCATGCTTACACCAGGTTTGATGCAGCACAATCTGCAGCGTCCAAATGGATTGGTCCCACCTCAAATGCTGTCACGCCGTCCACAACATGGAATGGCCCCAATTCAACACTCTCCGCCACAATTCTCACAGTTCCATGCTCATATGCTTGGTCCTCGGCATCCTCCACCACAAGGTCGTCAGATGTACAATCCTCAGCATTCATCACAAATGATGAGTGGATTTGATGCAAATTTGGCAATGCCTGACTTGAGTGATCCGAGAGCAAGAGCAATGCTGCACCATGGAGTGCATGGCCAGCATTATCTCCCCCAAGGTTTTGAGCTTGCCAGTATGAGGATGGATAATGGGTGGCCGCGGTTCAGATCCAAGTACATGTCCACGGCTGAAATTGAGAACATTGCAAGGATGCAGCAAGCTGCTACTCAGATCAATGATCCGTACATTGATGATTACTATCATCAAGCCTGTTTAGCTAAAAAGTCAGCCGGAGGTCAACTCAAGCACCACTTCTGTCCGACCTTGATTAGAGATCCATCATCCCGTGCACGGAGTAAAGATGAGCCACATGCATATCTCCAGGTTGATGCTCTTGGAAGGTTGCCATTTTCTTCCATCCGCAGGCCTCGTCCGCTCCTCGATGTTGAACAAACCTCTGAATCAAGTGATGACGTTACTGAAAAATCTGCTTCAAAAACACTTGACCAAGAACCAATGCTGGCTGCTAGGATCACAATTGAAGATGGCCTTTGCCTACTGCTTGATGTAGATGATATTGATCGCTTGCTGCAATTTAGCCAGCAGCAAGATGGTGGCTTGCAACTGAGAAACAGGAGACAGGCCCTCCTTGAGCAGCTGGCAGAATCGCTGCAACTAGTTGATCCACTTACACCTAGTAACAATGCACCTCTCTCACCAAATGATGATCTGGTGTTTCTCCGAATAGTCTCTCTTCCGAAGGGCCGCAAACTACTTTCTCGTTACCTTGAACTTGTGAGTTCTGGCAGTGAGCTTGCTAGAATTGCTTGCATGGCAGTCTTCCGGCATCTAAGATTCATATTTGGAAATTTGCCATCTGATAGTAGTGCTGTTGAGACAACGACAAAACTTGCTACTGCTGTATCAACCTGTGTTGTTCGGTTGGAGTTGAGTGGACTAAGTGCTTGCCTTGCAGCTATTGTGTGTTCTTTGTTGCAACCCCCTCTGCGACCCCTTGGACATGCTGCAGGTGATGGGGCTTCTTTCATCATAAAGTCTGTACTGGACAGAGCAACAGAGCTTCTCACTGATCAGCATGTGGCCTCTACCTACAGCATGCAAAACAGAGCTCTATGGCAAGCATCATTTGATGCCTTCTTTGGGCTGCTTACAGAGTATTGCATGAGTAAATTCGATAGTGTGATTCATGCATTGCAAACACAACCTGCTGTGGCAGCAGTTATAAGCAGGGAAATGCCAGTTGAATTGTTGCGTGCCAGCCTTCCTCACACAAATGAGTATCAGCGGAAACAGTTGCTCAGTTTTGCTCAGCGCACGGTGCCTGTTAACAACCATAGTTCTCATGGGTCCAATAATGGACCCATGACATCAGAATCTATCCCAAGTTCAGAAAGCCGGAAAATATAA